In the genome of Streptomyces globosus, one region contains:
- the rplT gene encoding 50S ribosomal protein L20: MARVKRAVNAHKKRRAILEAASGYRGQRSRLYRKAKEQVTHSLVYNYNDRKKRKGDFRQLWIQRINAAARQNGMTYNRLIQGLKAANIEVDRKILAELAVNDANAFAALVEVAQKALPADVNAPKAAAAA, from the coding sequence GTGGCACGCGTCAAGCGGGCAGTAAACGCCCACAAGAAGCGCCGGGCGATCCTCGAGGCGGCCTCCGGCTACCGCGGTCAGCGTTCGCGCCTGTACCGCAAGGCCAAGGAGCAGGTCACCCACTCGCTGGTCTACAACTACAACGACCGCAAGAAGCGCAAGGGCGACTTCCGTCAGCTGTGGATCCAGCGCATCAACGCCGCTGCCCGCCAGAACGGCATGACGTACAACCGCCTCATCCAGGGTCTGAAGGCCGCCAACATCGAGGTGGACCGCAAGATCCTCGCGGAGCTGGCCGTCAACGACGCCAACGCGTTCGCCGCGCTGGTCGAGGTCGCCCAGAAGGCGCTCCCGGCCGACGTGAACGCCCCGAAGGCCGCCGCTGCCGCCTAA
- the rpmI gene encoding 50S ribosomal protein L35, producing MPKNKTHSGTKKRFKVTGSGKVLRERAGKRHLLEHKSSKLTRRLTGNAEMAPGDAAKIKKLLGI from the coding sequence ATGCCGAAGAACAAGACGCACAGCGGTACCAAGAAGCGCTTCAAGGTCACCGGCTCCGGCAAGGTGCTCCGCGAGCGCGCCGGCAAGCGCCACCTGCTCGAGCACAAGTCGTCCAAGCTGACGCGTCGCCTCACGGGCAACGCCGAGATGGCCCCGGGCGACGCCGCGAAGATCAAGAAGCTTCTCGGCATCTGA
- the infC gene encoding translation initiation factor IF-3 has protein sequence MWCYRGGSISTEPRINDRIRVPEVRLVGPSGEQVGIVPLAKALELAQEYDLDLVEVAASARPPVCKLMDYGKFKYESAMKAREARKNQAHTVIKEMKLRPKIDPHDYDTKKGHVVRFLKQGDKVKITIMFRGREQSRPELGYRLLQRLAEDVQDLGFVESNPKQDGRNMIMVLGPHKKKTEAMAEAREAQAARKAERQGAAADAAAKEAPEGDTGVASAEAGDASPEAQA, from the coding sequence GTGTGGTGCTACCGAGGAGGATCCATCAGCACCGAGCCCCGCATCAACGATCGGATTCGTGTCCCTGAGGTGCGACTCGTCGGTCCCAGCGGCGAACAGGTGGGCATCGTCCCGCTTGCGAAGGCGCTTGAACTCGCGCAGGAGTACGACCTGGACCTGGTCGAGGTCGCAGCGTCTGCACGCCCGCCGGTCTGCAAGCTCATGGACTACGGCAAGTTCAAGTACGAGTCGGCGATGAAGGCCCGTGAGGCGCGCAAGAACCAGGCGCACACGGTCATCAAGGAGATGAAGCTCCGGCCGAAGATCGACCCGCACGACTACGACACCAAAAAGGGTCACGTCGTTCGGTTCCTCAAGCAGGGCGACAAGGTCAAGATCACGATCATGTTCCGCGGTCGCGAGCAGTCCCGGCCGGAGCTCGGCTACCGGCTGCTGCAGCGTCTGGCGGAGGACGTCCAGGACCTCGGTTTCGTCGAGTCGAACCCGAAGCAGGACGGCCGAAACATGATCATGGTTCTCGGTCCGCACAAGAAGAAGACCGAGGCGATGGCCGAAGCCCGCGAGGCGCAGGCCGCCCGCAAGGCCGAGCGCCAGGGTGCTGCCGCGGACGCTGCCGCCAAGGAAGCGCCCGAAGGGGACACCGGGGTCGCCTCCGCCGAAGCCGGCGACGCCTCTCCCGAGGCGCAGGCCTAG
- a CDS encoding DUF1844 domain-containing protein yields MTDATPTPATAADPAPDYDAMTRDIADVPAVEVITTVAVHLLSAAAVNLGLDKPDSEHKDLDEARKLITALAGLVTASATEISSFHAAPLRDGLKSLQLAFREASVVPDEPGQGPGEKFTGPVFG; encoded by the coding sequence ATGACTGACGCGACCCCCACCCCCGCCACCGCGGCCGACCCGGCCCCCGACTACGACGCCATGACGCGCGACATCGCGGACGTGCCCGCCGTCGAGGTGATCACCACGGTGGCCGTGCACCTGCTGAGCGCCGCGGCGGTCAACCTGGGCCTCGACAAGCCGGACTCCGAGCACAAGGACCTCGACGAGGCCCGCAAGCTGATCACCGCCCTCGCCGGCCTGGTCACCGCGAGCGCCACCGAGATCAGCTCCTTCCACGCCGCACCGCTGCGCGACGGCCTGAAGTCCCTCCAGCTCGCCTTCCGCGAGGCGTCCGTCGTCCCGGACGAGCCGGGCCAGGGGCCGGGCGAGAAGTTCACGGGACCGGTCTTCGGCTGA
- a CDS encoding SseB family protein, whose product MANKNIPDPGYSDDDGSADPRLSAALAAWSEDREREPEVLAALKGARLLVPVVAVLGEVETDPETGLRREKTSDMAVPTLQAGNRRALPAFTSTASLALWDPAARPVAVPLHQALAAAAHEKADTVVLDMAGPVAYELTGRALLALAEGRTDTDPLTDPAVHEAVRAAVAAEPAVLRAHLGPGGPDADGTLAIVLAAGAEPGAAARSVAGALAADETLRARLVRGLDLALLPESAPAPPGEALFTR is encoded by the coding sequence GTGGCGAACAAGAACATCCCCGACCCCGGCTACTCCGACGACGACGGCTCCGCAGACCCCCGGCTGAGCGCGGCCCTGGCCGCCTGGTCCGAGGACCGGGAGAGGGAGCCGGAGGTGCTGGCCGCGCTCAAGGGCGCCCGGCTCCTGGTCCCGGTGGTCGCGGTCCTCGGCGAGGTCGAGACCGATCCGGAGACCGGGCTCAGGCGGGAGAAGACCAGCGACATGGCTGTGCCCACCCTTCAGGCGGGGAACCGGCGGGCGCTGCCCGCCTTCACCTCCACCGCCTCGCTCGCGCTGTGGGACCCGGCGGCCCGGCCGGTCGCGGTCCCGCTCCACCAGGCGCTGGCGGCCGCCGCGCACGAGAAGGCCGACACGGTCGTCCTCGACATGGCCGGCCCCGTCGCGTACGAGCTCACCGGCCGGGCGCTGCTCGCGCTCGCCGAGGGCCGCACGGACACCGATCCGCTGACCGACCCGGCCGTGCACGAGGCCGTACGGGCCGCGGTGGCCGCGGAGCCCGCGGTGCTGCGGGCGCACCTCGGGCCCGGCGGCCCCGACGCCGACGGCACGCTCGCGATCGTGCTGGCCGCCGGCGCGGAGCCCGGGGCCGCGGCCAGGAGCGTGGCCGGGGCGCTCGCCGCGGACGAGACGCTGCGGGCCCGGCTGGTGCGCGGGCTGGACCTGGCGCTGCTCCCGGAGTCGGCGCCGGCCCCGCCGGGCGAAGCCCTCTTCACCCGCTGA
- the mycP gene encoding type VII secretion-associated serine protease mycosin — MRRGKAGAALVIGAVLAVGVPAAPAAADTDAVRDRQWGLTALRAEEAWGTTQGGGVTVAVLDTGVDAGHPDLAGQVLEGADLVGMGAGPGDRAWARHGTAMAGIIAGHGHGRHRRAGVLGVAPQARILPVRVILEEGDPGRAEARESKGGALAEGIRWAADHGADVINLSLGDDSDSAHHEAAEDEAVQYALAKGVVVVASAGNGGREGNHASYPAAYPGVIAVAAVDRRGRKAPFSTRSWYASVCAPGVDIVIADPDRSYYEGWGTSAAAAFVSGAVALVRAAHPELSPAQIKKLLEDTAADAPAGGRNDARGHGLVDPAAALQAADALRPEPAVPRPAAAGSAHFGPGPEPAPADAAAAGPVLPAAAGTGLGLLVLAAVLARRPSGRPARPPRGSADQGDRVG; from the coding sequence GTGAGGCGGGGCAAGGCCGGTGCGGCCCTGGTCATCGGGGCCGTCCTGGCCGTCGGGGTGCCCGCCGCGCCCGCCGCCGCGGACACCGATGCCGTACGCGACCGGCAGTGGGGGCTGACGGCGCTGCGCGCCGAGGAGGCGTGGGGGACCACGCAGGGCGGCGGGGTCACCGTCGCCGTCCTCGACACGGGTGTCGACGCCGGACACCCGGACCTCGCCGGGCAGGTCCTCGAAGGCGCCGACCTGGTCGGCATGGGCGCGGGCCCCGGCGACCGGGCCTGGGCGCGGCACGGGACGGCCATGGCGGGGATCATCGCCGGGCACGGCCACGGCCGGCACCGCAGGGCCGGTGTCCTCGGGGTGGCCCCGCAGGCCCGGATCCTGCCGGTCCGCGTGATCCTGGAGGAGGGCGATCCGGGCCGGGCCGAGGCGCGGGAGAGCAAGGGCGGTGCGCTCGCCGAGGGGATCCGGTGGGCCGCCGACCACGGGGCGGACGTGATCAACCTGTCGCTCGGCGACGACAGCGACTCCGCGCACCACGAGGCCGCCGAGGACGAGGCGGTGCAGTACGCGCTGGCGAAGGGCGTCGTCGTGGTCGCCTCCGCCGGCAACGGCGGCCGGGAGGGCAACCACGCCTCCTACCCGGCCGCCTACCCGGGGGTGATCGCCGTCGCGGCGGTCGACCGCCGCGGCCGGAAGGCGCCGTTCTCGACGCGCAGCTGGTACGCCAGCGTCTGCGCGCCCGGTGTCGACATCGTCATCGCCGACCCCGACCGCTCCTACTACGAGGGCTGGGGGACGAGCGCGGCCGCCGCGTTCGTCTCCGGGGCGGTGGCGCTCGTCCGGGCCGCCCACCCCGAGCTGTCCCCGGCGCAGATCAAGAAGCTGCTGGAGGACACCGCCGCCGACGCCCCCGCAGGCGGCCGGAACGACGCCCGAGGGCACGGCCTGGTCGATCCCGCCGCCGCGCTGCAGGCCGCGGATGCGCTGCGCCCCGAGCCCGCCGTGCCCCGGCCCGCCGCCGCGGGCAGCGCGCACTTCGGCCCGGGACCGGAGCCGGCCCCGGCGGACGCGGCCGCCGCCGGGCCGGTGCTGCCCGCGGCGGCGGGCACCGGGCTGGGGCTGCTGGTGCTGGCGGCCGTGCTGGCCCGGCGCCCGTCCGGCCGCCCCGCCCGGCCGCCGCGCGGGAGCGCAGACCAGGGGGATAGGGTCGGGTAA
- a CDS encoding amino acid deaminase/aldolase yields MTPTPGLDRARYDRATAHLEAPLAIVDLDAFDANADDLVRRAGGKPVRVASKSVRCRALLERVLARPGFAGVMSYTLAESLWLARSGFSDVLLAYPSADRAGFAELAGDPKLAAAVTVMVDDVAQLELIDAARAGGSQEVRVCLELDTGLRLLGGRVRVGARRSPLREPAALAELARAVAARPGFRVVGVMGYEGHVAGVGDAVAGRPLRSRAIRLMQAAARRELAVRRAEAVRAVRQVVPGLEFVNGGGTGSVQQTAAEDAVTEVAAGSGLYVPRLFDNYTSFRGRPAALFAQPVVRRPGVGVVTVLGGGYPASGAAGADRLPEPYLPRGLRYDPLEGAGEVQTPLLGAAADDLLIGDRVWFRHAKAGELCERFDVLYLVEGDRVASAVPTYRGEGRTFL; encoded by the coding sequence ATGACACCTACCCCCGGTCTCGATCGGGCTCGGTATGACCGGGCCACCGCGCATCTCGAAGCGCCCTTGGCCATCGTCGATCTCGATGCGTTCGACGCCAACGCCGACGATCTCGTGCGCCGGGCCGGCGGCAAGCCGGTGCGGGTGGCGAGCAAGTCGGTGCGCTGTCGGGCGCTGTTGGAGCGGGTGCTCGCGCGGCCCGGTTTCGCCGGGGTCATGTCGTACACGCTGGCCGAGTCCCTGTGGCTGGCCCGGTCCGGGTTCAGCGACGTGCTGCTGGCCTACCCGTCGGCGGACCGGGCCGGCTTCGCCGAGCTCGCGGGCGATCCGAAGCTGGCTGCGGCCGTGACGGTCATGGTGGACGACGTGGCGCAGCTGGAGCTGATCGATGCCGCTCGCGCGGGCGGCTCGCAGGAGGTGCGGGTCTGTCTGGAGCTGGACACCGGGTTGCGGCTGCTGGGCGGGCGGGTGCGGGTCGGTGCCCGCCGGTCGCCGCTGCGGGAGCCGGCAGCGCTGGCGGAGCTGGCGCGGGCGGTGGCCGCGCGGCCCGGGTTCCGGGTCGTGGGGGTGATGGGGTACGAGGGGCACGTCGCCGGTGTCGGTGACGCGGTGGCGGGGCGGCCGCTGAGGTCGCGGGCGATCCGGCTCATGCAGGCGGCGGCGCGGCGGGAGCTGGCGGTGCGGCGGGCGGAGGCGGTGCGTGCCGTACGGCAGGTCGTGCCGGGGCTGGAGTTCGTCAACGGCGGTGGGACGGGCAGTGTGCAGCAGACGGCCGCGGAGGATGCGGTGACGGAGGTCGCCGCGGGGTCGGGGCTGTACGTGCCGCGGCTGTTCGACAACTACACGTCGTTCCGCGGGCGTCCCGCGGCGCTGTTCGCGCAGCCGGTGGTGCGGCGGCCCGGGGTGGGGGTGGTGACGGTGCTGGGCGGCGGGTATCCGGCGTCGGGGGCGGCGGGTGCGGACCGGCTGCCGGAGCCGTATCTGCCGCGGGGGCTGCGGTACGACCCGTTGGAGGGGGCTGGTGAGGTGCAGACGCCGCTGCTGGGCGCGGCGGCGGACGATCTGCTGATCGGCGACCGGGTGTGGTTCCGGCATGCGAAGGCGGGCGAGCTGTGCGAGCGGTTCGACGTGCTGTACCTGGTGGAGGGGGACCGTGTCGCGTCGGCGGTGCCGACGTACCGGGGCGAGGGCCGCACGTTCCTGTAG
- a CDS encoding 3-oxoacyl-ACP reductase: MTTDRTTEEIVCRRLVGRTAVITGAGSGIGLATARRLASEGANVVCGDIDETAGKAAAEEVGGTFAKVDVTSPEDVEALFRTAYDTYGSVDIAFNNAGISPPDDDSILTTGLDAWKRVQDVNLTSVYLCCKAALPYMQRQGRGSIINTASFVAVMGAATSQISYTASKGGVLAMSRELGVQFAREGIRVNALCPGPVNTPLLQELFAKDPERAARRLVHIPLGRFAEAEEIAAAVAFLASDDSSFINATDFLVDGGISGAYVTPL; encoded by the coding sequence ATGACCACCGACCGGACCACCGAAGAGATCGTCTGCCGCCGCCTCGTCGGCCGCACCGCCGTCATCACCGGCGCCGGCAGCGGCATCGGCCTCGCCACCGCCCGCCGCCTCGCCTCCGAAGGCGCCAACGTGGTCTGCGGCGACATCGACGAAACCGCCGGCAAGGCCGCCGCCGAAGAAGTCGGCGGCACCTTCGCCAAGGTCGACGTCACCAGCCCCGAAGACGTCGAAGCCCTCTTCAGGACCGCCTACGACACCTACGGCTCCGTCGACATCGCCTTCAACAACGCCGGCATCTCGCCCCCCGACGACGACTCCATCCTCACCACCGGCCTCGACGCCTGGAAGCGCGTCCAGGACGTCAACCTCACCTCCGTCTACCTGTGCTGCAAGGCCGCCCTGCCCTACATGCAGCGCCAGGGCCGCGGCTCCATCATCAACACCGCCTCCTTCGTCGCCGTCATGGGCGCCGCCACCTCCCAGATCTCCTACACCGCCTCCAAGGGCGGCGTCCTCGCCATGTCCCGCGAACTCGGCGTCCAGTTCGCCCGCGAAGGCATCCGCGTCAACGCCCTCTGCCCCGGACCGGTCAACACCCCGCTGCTGCAGGAGCTGTTCGCCAAGGACCCCGAGCGCGCCGCCCGCCGCCTCGTCCACATCCCGCTCGGCCGCTTCGCCGAAGCCGAGGAGATCGCGGCCGCCGTCGCCTTCCTCGCCAGCGACGACTCCTCCTTCATCAACGCCACCGACTTCCTGGTGGACGGCGGCATCTCCGGGGCCTACGTCACGCCGCTGTAG
- a CDS encoding aldehyde dehydrogenase family protein, whose amino-acid sequence MSDALEVLNPATGETVATVPAATRDDVDAAVTRAAAAQRTWAAAAPADRARLLRRFAAAVDAHNEELARLEVLEAGHTIGNARWEAANVRDLLDYAAGGVERLTGRQIPVPGGIDVTFLEPLGVIGVIAPWNFPMPIAAWGLAPALAAGNAVILKPAEATPLTALRLAELALDAGLPEHLLQVLPGRGDTAGDALVEHPGIAKIVFTGSTRTGKQIMAKCADRVKPVTLELGGKSPNIVFADADLEAAAAAAPMSFLDNTGQDCCARTRILVQRTVHDRFLDLLAPLVEGVAVGDPADEKTQMGPLISQAQLDRVRSYVTDDLTAVRGTAPDGPGFWYPPTLVTGADPTAPVAVEEVFGPVAVVLPFDDEDDAVRLANATEYGLSGSLWTRDVGRALRVSRAVAAGNLSVNSHSSVRYWTPFGGYKQSGLGRELGPDALTAFTETKNVFISTEA is encoded by the coding sequence GTGTCCGACGCGCTGGAAGTCCTCAACCCGGCCACCGGCGAAACCGTCGCCACCGTCCCGGCCGCCACACGGGACGACGTCGACGCCGCCGTCACCCGGGCCGCCGCAGCCCAGCGCACCTGGGCCGCCGCCGCCCCCGCCGACCGGGCCCGCCTGCTGCGCCGGTTCGCCGCCGCCGTCGACGCCCACAACGAGGAACTCGCCCGGCTCGAAGTCCTCGAAGCCGGACACACCATCGGCAACGCCCGCTGGGAAGCCGCCAACGTCCGCGACCTCCTCGACTACGCCGCAGGCGGCGTCGAACGGCTCACCGGCCGCCAGATCCCCGTCCCCGGCGGCATCGACGTCACCTTCCTCGAACCCCTCGGCGTCATCGGCGTCATCGCCCCCTGGAACTTCCCCATGCCGATCGCCGCCTGGGGACTCGCACCCGCCCTCGCCGCCGGAAACGCCGTCATCCTCAAGCCCGCCGAGGCCACCCCCCTCACCGCCCTGCGCCTCGCCGAACTCGCCCTCGACGCCGGGCTCCCCGAACACCTCCTCCAGGTGCTCCCCGGCCGCGGCGACACCGCCGGCGACGCCCTCGTCGAACACCCCGGCATCGCGAAGATCGTCTTCACCGGATCCACCCGCACCGGCAAGCAGATCATGGCCAAGTGCGCCGACCGGGTGAAACCCGTCACCCTCGAACTCGGCGGCAAGAGCCCCAACATCGTCTTCGCCGACGCCGACCTCGAAGCCGCCGCCGCGGCCGCCCCCATGTCCTTCCTCGACAACACCGGCCAGGACTGCTGCGCCCGCACCCGCATCCTCGTCCAGCGCACCGTCCACGACCGCTTCCTCGACCTCCTCGCCCCCCTCGTCGAAGGCGTCGCCGTCGGCGACCCCGCCGACGAGAAGACCCAGATGGGCCCCCTCATCTCGCAGGCCCAGCTCGACCGCGTACGGTCCTACGTCACCGACGACCTCACCGCCGTCCGCGGCACCGCACCCGACGGGCCCGGCTTCTGGTACCCGCCCACCCTCGTCACCGGCGCCGACCCCACCGCGCCCGTCGCCGTCGAAGAGGTCTTCGGACCCGTCGCCGTCGTCCTCCCCTTCGACGACGAGGACGACGCCGTCCGCCTCGCCAACGCCACCGAGTACGGCCTCTCCGGCTCCCTGTGGACCCGCGACGTCGGCCGTGCCCTGCGCGTCTCCCGCGCCGTCGCCGCCGGCAACCTCTCCGTCAACTCCCACAGCAGCGTCCGCTACTGGACCCCCTTCGGCGGCTACAAGCAGTCCGGCCTCGGCCGGGAGCTCGGCCCCGACGCCCTCACCGCATTCACCGAGACCAAGAACGTCTTCATCAGCACGGAGGCCTGA
- a CDS encoding glutamine synthetase family protein produces MVDRTPPLAPEELRALVASGEIDTVVLAFPDMQGRLQGKRFAAQFFLDEVLEHGTEGCNYLLAVDTDMNTVDGYEMSSWERGYGDFAMRPDTATLRRIPWHPGSALLLADLAWNDGTPVVAAPRQILRRQLDRLAGHGYTAMVGTELEFMVFKDTYEQAWNADYRALTPANQYNTDYSVLGTGRIEPLLRRIRNDMQGAGLTVESAKGECNLGQHEIAFRYDEALTTCDQHAVYKTGAKEIAAQEGVSLTFMAKFDAREGNSCHIHLSLTDSEGRNAMAGDSPDGMSPLMRHFLAGQLAALRDFSLLYAPNINSYKRFRPGSFAPTAVAWGHDNRTCALRVVGHGRSTRFENRLPGGDVNPYLAVAGLVAAGLHGIENGLELPDPCHGNAYTGGYAHVPTTLREAAELWDNSEIAKAAFGPEVVAHYLNMARVELDAYDSAVTDWERRRSFERL; encoded by the coding sequence GTGGTAGACCGCACGCCGCCGCTCGCCCCCGAGGAGCTCCGCGCCCTCGTCGCGAGCGGCGAGATCGACACCGTCGTCCTCGCCTTCCCCGACATGCAGGGACGCCTCCAGGGCAAGCGGTTCGCCGCACAGTTCTTCCTCGACGAGGTCCTCGAACACGGCACGGAGGGCTGCAACTACCTCCTCGCCGTCGACACCGACATGAACACCGTCGACGGCTACGAGATGTCCTCCTGGGAGCGCGGCTACGGCGACTTCGCCATGCGCCCCGACACCGCCACCCTGCGCCGCATCCCCTGGCACCCCGGCAGCGCCCTCCTCCTCGCCGACCTCGCATGGAACGACGGCACCCCGGTCGTGGCCGCCCCCCGCCAGATCCTCCGCCGCCAGCTCGACCGCCTCGCCGGACACGGCTACACCGCCATGGTCGGCACCGAGCTGGAGTTCATGGTCTTCAAGGACACCTACGAACAGGCCTGGAACGCCGACTACCGCGCGCTGACCCCCGCCAACCAGTACAACACCGACTACTCGGTCCTCGGCACAGGCCGCATCGAGCCCCTCCTCCGCCGCATCCGCAACGACATGCAGGGCGCCGGACTGACCGTCGAATCCGCCAAGGGCGAGTGCAACCTCGGCCAGCACGAGATCGCCTTCCGCTACGACGAGGCGCTCACCACCTGCGACCAGCACGCCGTCTACAAGACCGGCGCCAAGGAGATCGCCGCCCAGGAAGGCGTCTCGCTCACCTTCATGGCCAAGTTCGACGCGCGCGAAGGCAACTCCTGCCACATCCACCTCTCCCTCACCGACTCCGAGGGCCGCAACGCCATGGCCGGCGACAGCCCCGACGGCATGTCCCCCCTCATGCGCCACTTCCTCGCCGGCCAGCTCGCCGCACTCCGCGACTTCTCCCTCCTCTACGCCCCCAACATCAACTCCTACAAGCGCTTCCGCCCCGGCTCCTTCGCCCCCACCGCCGTCGCCTGGGGCCACGACAACCGCACCTGCGCCCTCCGCGTCGTCGGCCACGGCCGCTCCACCCGCTTCGAGAACCGCCTCCCCGGCGGCGACGTCAACCCCTACCTCGCCGTCGCCGGACTCGTCGCCGCCGGCCTGCACGGCATCGAGAACGGCCTCGAACTCCCCGACCCCTGCCACGGCAACGCCTACACCGGCGGCTACGCCCACGTCCCCACCACCCTGCGCGAAGCCGCCGAACTCTGGGACAACAGCGAGATCGCCAAGGCCGCCTTCGGCCCCGAAGTCGTTGCCCACTACCTCAACATGGCCCGCGTCGAACTCGACGCCTACGACTCCGCCGTCACCGACTGGGAGCGCCGCCGCTCCTTCGAACGCCTCTGA
- a CDS encoding FadR/GntR family transcriptional regulator, with translation MADTASGGGAMARLNPVLRQVRAGSGFEEALEQILQVVRLGLVPAGERLPPERELAERMGISRVTLREVLKVLQEQGLVEARRGRYGGTFVLPRPDTPVGGGEDELRRRVAGVDLEDVLRFREVLEVGAAGLCAAQGLSEEESERLLAALAATQDAPLADYRRRDTLFHLALCELAGSPTLTAQYAAVRAAVNDLLDCIPLLVRNLEHSQQQHAALVEAVLERDADAAREVMREHCCGTAALLRGFLA, from the coding sequence ATGGCCGACACGGCGAGCGGGGGCGGCGCGATGGCGCGGCTGAACCCGGTCCTGCGGCAGGTGCGGGCGGGCAGCGGCTTCGAGGAGGCGCTGGAGCAGATCCTGCAGGTGGTGCGGCTGGGCCTGGTGCCGGCCGGGGAGCGGCTGCCGCCGGAGCGGGAGCTGGCGGAGCGGATGGGCATCAGCCGGGTCACACTGCGCGAGGTGCTCAAGGTGCTCCAGGAGCAGGGCCTGGTGGAGGCGCGGCGGGGCCGGTACGGGGGGACGTTCGTCCTGCCGCGCCCGGACACCCCGGTCGGCGGCGGCGAGGACGAGCTGCGCCGGCGCGTCGCGGGGGTCGACCTGGAGGACGTGCTGCGCTTCCGCGAGGTCCTGGAGGTGGGGGCGGCCGGGCTGTGCGCCGCGCAGGGGCTGTCCGAGGAGGAGTCGGAACGGCTGCTGGCGGCGCTGGCGGCGACGCAGGACGCGCCGCTGGCGGACTACCGCCGCCGGGACACGCTCTTCCACCTGGCGCTGTGCGAGCTGGCGGGCTCGCCGACGCTGACGGCGCAGTACGCGGCAGTCCGGGCCGCCGTCAACGACCTGCTGGACTGCATACCCCTGCTGGTGCGGAACCTGGAGCACTCGCAGCAGCAGCACGCCGCCCTGGTGGAGGCGGTCCTGGAGCGGGACGCGGACGCGGCCCGCGAGGTGATGCGGGAGCACTGCTGCGGCACGGCCGCGCTGCTGCGCGGCTTCCTGGCCTGA
- the eat gene encoding ethanolamine permease: protein MAEDTGARLDTAVPQTARSAAGGGDAYLERRTLRRGSAGWLLLTGLGVAYVVSGDFSGWNIGLAQGGFGGLAAATVLMGAMYACLVFSLAELSAILPTAGGGYGFARRALGPWGGFLTGTAILIEYVLAPAAISIFIGDYVESLHLFGLTSGWPVYLACFAVFIGIHLWGVGEALRFSLVVTAVAVTALVVFAVGAFTEFDASRLDDIAVDTTAFGANSWLPLGLLGIWAAFPFGMWFFLGVEGVPLAAEEAKDPVRSMPRALSISMGVLVLLALLTFLASTGARGADAIKDAGNPLVVALEGNPGLSWLKTFVNYAGLAGLVASFFSLIYAGSRQLFALSRAGYLPRFLSLTSRRKAPYLGLLIPGAIGFALAAATGDGPRMLNIAVFGATISYALMALSHLVLRRREPHLERPYRTPGGTATSATAFVLALAALTATFLVDRDAAFIALGVYAVALAYFAVYSRHHLVASAPEEEFAALARAEAELARD from the coding sequence ATGGCCGAAGACACCGGGGCACGGCTGGACACCGCCGTGCCGCAGACCGCCCGATCCGCCGCCGGGGGCGGCGACGCCTACCTGGAGCGCCGCACGCTGCGCCGCGGCAGCGCCGGCTGGCTGCTGCTGACCGGCCTCGGCGTCGCGTACGTCGTCTCCGGCGACTTCTCCGGCTGGAACATCGGCCTCGCCCAGGGCGGCTTCGGCGGCCTGGCCGCCGCCACGGTCCTGATGGGCGCCATGTACGCCTGCCTGGTCTTCTCCCTGGCCGAGCTGTCGGCCATCCTGCCGACGGCGGGCGGCGGCTACGGCTTCGCCCGGCGCGCCCTCGGCCCCTGGGGCGGCTTCCTGACCGGCACCGCGATCCTCATCGAGTACGTGCTCGCCCCCGCCGCGATCTCCATCTTCATCGGCGACTACGTCGAGTCCCTGCACCTCTTCGGCCTGACCTCCGGCTGGCCCGTGTACCTGGCCTGCTTCGCCGTGTTCATCGGCATCCACCTGTGGGGCGTCGGCGAGGCGCTGCGCTTCTCCCTCGTCGTCACCGCGGTGGCCGTGACCGCGCTCGTGGTGTTCGCCGTCGGCGCGTTCACCGAGTTCGACGCCTCGCGGCTGGACGACATCGCCGTGGACACCACCGCGTTCGGGGCCAACTCGTGGCTGCCGCTGGGTCTGCTGGGGATCTGGGCGGCGTTCCCGTTCGGGATGTGGTTCTTCCTCGGCGTCGAGGGGGTGCCGCTGGCGGCAGAGGAGGCCAAGGACCCGGTCCGGTCGATGCCGCGGGCGCTGTCGATCTCCATGGGCGTCCTGGTGCTGCTGGCACTGCTCACCTTCCTCGCCTCGACGGGGGCGCGCGGCGCCGACGCGATCAAGGACGCCGGGAACCCGCTGGTGGTGGCCCTGGAGGGCAACCCCGGACTGTCGTGGCTGAAGACGTTCGTCAACTACGCGGGCCTCGCCGGCCTGGTGGCCTCGTTCTTCTCCCTCATCTACGCCGGCTCGCGCCAGCTGTTCGCGCTGTCGCGGGCGGGCTACCTGCCCCGCTTCCTGTCGCTGACCTCCCGGCGCAAGGCCCCCTACCTGGGGCTGCTCATCCCGGGCGCGATCGGCTTCGCGCTGGCCGCGGCGACGGGCGACGGGCCGCGGATGCTGAACATCGCGGTGTTCGGCGCGACGATCTCCTACGCGCTGATGGCCCTGTCCCACCTCGTGCTGCGGCGCCGCGAGCCGCACCTGGAGCGCCCGTACCGGACGCCCGGCGGCACGGCGACCTCGGCCACGGCGTTCGTCCTGGCGCTGGCGGCGCTCACGGCCACCTTCCTGGTGGACAGGGACGCCGCCTTCATCGCCCTGGGTGTGTACGCCGTCGCCCTCGCCTACTTCGCGGTCTACAGTCGGCACCACCTGGTGGCCTCCGCGCCGGAGGAGGAGTTCGCCGCGCTGGCCCGCGCAGAGGCCGAGCTGGCCCGGGACTGA